A region from the Chloroflexota bacterium genome encodes:
- a CDS encoding GNAT family N-acetyltransferase — translation MWTTRELTDKSELLAYLETDRLYAAYAIGDLEPGFFEQCTWVGAQKDGRLQSLALYFRGLTLPAFVLMGDSNGLQAIFQGLLYPQRAYLTCRAEHLAVLDCFYAWEERIPMWRMILQPTRFQPVKGDCVRLGLHNLDELVALYAYGGGDAFTPMQLEQGVFYGIFAEGRLVAAAGTHLVSPTYHVAAVGNVFTHPDYRKRGFGTMLTSTVVAELLQQGITDIVLNVNQDNVIAIGLYERLGFHCACPFFEGPAYTVRQ, via the coding sequence ATGTGGACAACTAGAGAACTCACTGACAAATCCGAGCTCCTCGCCTATCTGGAGACGGATCGCCTCTACGCGGCGTATGCCATCGGTGACCTGGAGCCAGGGTTTTTCGAGCAATGTACATGGGTCGGAGCGCAGAAGGACGGGAGGTTGCAGTCCCTGGCACTATATTTTCGCGGGCTGACATTGCCGGCTTTCGTGCTGATGGGCGATTCCAATGGCTTGCAAGCCATTTTCCAGGGGTTGCTGTATCCTCAGAGAGCTTACCTCACTTGCCGTGCAGAGCATCTGGCCGTGTTAGATTGCTTTTACGCTTGGGAGGAGCGTATTCCCATGTGGCGCATGATATTACAGCCCACGCGCTTCCAACCCGTGAAGGGTGACTGTGTGCGGCTTGGACTGCACAATTTGGATGAACTCGTTGCATTGTACGCTTATGGTGGAGGCGATGCCTTCACTCCTATGCAACTGGAACAAGGCGTCTTCTATGGCATCTTTGCGGAGGGGCGTCTGGTTGCCGCCGCGGGAACGCATCTGGTCAGCCCCACCTACCACGTGGCGGCAGTGGGCAACGTCTTTACCCACCCGGACTATCGTAAGCGTGGTTTCGGCACCATGCTCACCAGCACCGTCGTAGCCGAGTTGTTGCAGCAGGGCATAACCGACATTGTCCTCAATGTCAACCAGGACAATGTGATAGCCATTGGGCTTTATGAACGGCTGGGCTTTCACTGTGCCTGCCCCTTCTTCGAAGGGCCGGCGTATACCGTAAGACAGTAG
- a CDS encoding RidA family protein — protein MDKEIIVTDKAPAAIGPYSQGIRVGNLVFTAGQVGLVPGTKEFAGPDIASQTRQALQNVQAVLEAGGSCLAHVVKTTVFLADMKEFAQMNEVYAQFFATNPPARTTVQVAALPMGARVEIEAVAEVCGCELAHHEGCPEG, from the coding sequence ATGGACAAGGAAATTATCGTCACAGACAAGGCGCCGGCTGCCATCGGACCTTATTCGCAGGGAATACGCGTAGGAAACCTGGTTTTCACCGCCGGACAGGTAGGGCTGGTTCCTGGCACAAAGGAGTTCGCCGGCCCAGACATCGCCAGTCAAACCCGCCAGGCACTCCAGAACGTCCAGGCTGTCCTAGAGGCTGGCGGCTCTTGCCTAGCCCACGTGGTCAAGACTACGGTCTTTTTGGCGGACATGAAAGAGTTCGCACAGATGAACGAAGTCTACGCGCAGTTCTTCGCCACCAATCCCCCCGCCCGTACTACAGTGCAGGTGGCGGCACTGCCTATGGGAGCGCGGGTGGAGATCGAGGCGGTCGCCGAGGTCTGTGGCTGTGAGCTAGCGCATCATGAAGGTTGCCCAGAAGGATAG
- the smc gene encoding chromosome segregation protein SMC encodes MYLKRLELRGFKTFASYTDFVFDTGITAIVGPNGSGKSNIADAVRWVLGEQSYTALRGKRTEDMIFAGTSRRPQLGMAEAIMTFDNTSHWLPIDFSEVTICRRAYRSGENQYLINGSRVRLRDVLELLGKAGLGRQGFVVIGQGLVDAALSLRPEERRILFEEAAGIHIYQEKRNDALSKLAETQQNTLRLNDILNEIAPRMRELERQAKRAEERELLSRDLEKLLRIWYGYQWQRLRARLTEAEAAVQRRLEDLNMGRARLHELEALIASSQAHQSELRRQLSIWHKASAELHSQAEATGRELAVSRERMNLLQRRQNELQAELTQWQARRVALQENIAIVQAEWQRLQEALPKQAAQLQEMRTQWQQAERARVELEQDVESVRDKVYRLATALADARNRWRGLQENHARMCVAREKQQRELVALEEQLAALQGEAEQIQRQEEDILQLLEAATSRRSQVQERLANVETELQQRREALAEATRQRQRVEDRYEMLQGLRQSMAGFAPGVRALLGAKSRLSGIIGPVAELVRVPENLERAIEAALGSYAQALVVESWEVAGSAIAELRRQSAGWATFLPLDSLSAPQTKKAPEGEGVLGLAKNLVEYDPRYETVFQLLLGQVIVVQDLHTARRIRPHLQPGQRLVTLSGEIVQSSGVISGGSPNKRGSLLAQEREWRELPAQLATLQAEEQSIQARLQESEQQYELTKQELAAIGGECTRLSQRREEMEHALLAVRQKQERLQGESEWRHALDEQQQQELAGLDERVAALQRETEERAQEHDQGKAELDNLLSKLDEARREEEAKRQAMAEGETALAVAQRQMKGQEELLATQKANLERLEAEISAKSEQFTQLEQESGMLYAKVQVLQHEADQLSEKITELAGQIDPAEAEVLALESQMLSLQKELTHARQRLLELDALYSQQVLEKERLADEVEALERRIEEDLGDIEYPSERVKQLRLEFLEQDRPALVPPETLPENLDMEIREVKARLRRMGSVNPNAPREYQEIRQRYEFLNTQIADLQQSAASLQRVIKELDEAMQKEFLSIFSTVSEEFPRYFELLFGGGQAKLVLTDAENLATTGVEIFARPPGRRQQSLALLSGGERALTATALLFAVLKARPLPFCLLDEVDAMLDEANVGRFRSLLEEFSQQTQFIVITHNRRTIEAANTIYGISMSEEGVSKVISLQLDKVKG; translated from the coding sequence ATGTACCTCAAACGCCTTGAACTACGCGGTTTCAAGACCTTTGCCTCTTATACTGACTTTGTCTTCGATACGGGCATTACTGCCATCGTTGGCCCAAACGGCAGCGGCAAATCCAACATTGCTGATGCCGTGCGCTGGGTGCTTGGTGAGCAAAGTTACACTGCTTTGCGTGGCAAACGCACCGAAGATATGATTTTTGCTGGCACCAGCCGTCGTCCCCAACTGGGCATGGCCGAAGCGATCATGACCTTCGACAACACGAGCCACTGGCTGCCTATTGATTTCAGCGAGGTGACCATTTGCCGCCGCGCTTACCGTTCTGGGGAAAACCAGTACTTGATCAACGGCAGCCGCGTGCGCCTGCGCGACGTGCTCGAATTGCTGGGCAAAGCCGGCCTTGGCCGCCAGGGCTTTGTGGTCATTGGCCAGGGACTGGTTGATGCTGCGCTCAGCTTGCGCCCAGAAGAACGGCGCATCCTTTTCGAAGAAGCAGCCGGCATTCACATTTACCAAGAGAAGCGCAACGATGCATTGAGCAAACTGGCTGAGACGCAACAGAACACCCTACGTCTCAACGACATCCTCAACGAAATCGCCCCGCGTATGCGCGAATTGGAACGCCAGGCAAAGCGTGCCGAGGAACGCGAACTGCTCAGCCGTGACCTGGAGAAACTGCTGCGCATTTGGTATGGGTACCAATGGCAGCGCTTGCGGGCCAGGCTGACCGAAGCGGAGGCAGCCGTGCAACGTCGCCTGGAAGACCTGAATATGGGACGTGCTCGCTTGCACGAACTGGAAGCGCTCATCGCCAGCAGCCAAGCGCATCAAAGCGAGCTACGCCGACAGCTTAGCATTTGGCACAAAGCCAGTGCCGAACTGCATAGCCAAGCCGAGGCAACTGGGCGGGAATTGGCTGTGAGCCGTGAGCGGATGAATCTCCTGCAAAGGCGTCAGAACGAATTGCAGGCGGAGCTAACGCAATGGCAGGCGCGACGAGTGGCGCTACAGGAGAACATTGCCATCGTGCAGGCGGAATGGCAACGGCTGCAAGAAGCATTGCCTAAGCAAGCAGCGCAGTTGCAGGAAATGCGGACACAATGGCAACAGGCCGAACGCGCGCGGGTAGAACTGGAGCAGGATGTAGAATCCGTGCGCGATAAGGTGTATCGTCTGGCTACAGCCCTGGCTGATGCCCGCAATCGCTGGCGCGGGTTGCAGGAAAACCACGCACGCATGTGCGTTGCACGGGAGAAGCAACAGCGCGAATTAGTCGCGCTAGAAGAGCAATTGGCGGCCTTGCAAGGGGAAGCAGAGCAGATACAGCGTCAGGAAGAGGATATCCTCCAATTGCTGGAAGCGGCTACATCGCGACGGAGCCAAGTGCAGGAGCGATTGGCGAACGTGGAAACAGAACTCCAGCAACGCCGTGAGGCGCTGGCCGAAGCCACCAGGCAACGTCAGCGTGTGGAAGACCGCTACGAGATGCTACAGGGGCTGCGGCAGAGCATGGCTGGCTTCGCTCCAGGCGTTAGGGCTTTGCTAGGAGCCAAGTCTAGGTTATCTGGCATCATTGGCCCGGTTGCTGAGCTGGTGCGTGTTCCCGAAAACCTGGAACGTGCCATCGAGGCTGCGCTTGGTTCGTATGCTCAGGCGCTGGTGGTCGAAAGCTGGGAAGTTGCCGGCAGTGCCATTGCTGAGCTACGCCGGCAATCAGCCGGATGGGCCACGTTCCTGCCATTGGATTCGTTGAGCGCACCGCAAACGAAGAAAGCGCCAGAGGGCGAAGGTGTGCTGGGATTGGCCAAAAACCTAGTCGAATACGACCCACGCTACGAAACCGTGTTCCAGTTGCTGCTGGGTCAGGTCATCGTGGTGCAAGATCTGCACACGGCGCGGCGCATTCGTCCCCACCTGCAGCCCGGACAGCGCCTGGTCACCCTTTCCGGAGAGATCGTGCAATCCAGCGGGGTGATCAGCGGGGGCTCTCCAAACAAACGGGGCAGTTTGCTCGCCCAAGAACGGGAATGGCGTGAACTGCCTGCGCAACTCGCTACCTTGCAGGCAGAGGAACAAAGCATCCAAGCAAGGCTGCAGGAAAGCGAACAACAATACGAACTGACCAAGCAAGAGCTTGCGGCAATTGGGGGAGAATGCACGCGCTTATCGCAGAGGCGAGAGGAAATGGAGCATGCCCTGCTTGCCGTGCGGCAGAAACAAGAACGCCTCCAAGGTGAAAGCGAGTGGCGGCATGCGCTGGATGAACAGCAACAGCAGGAACTAGCAGGGCTGGATGAGAGAGTAGCAGCATTGCAGCGCGAAACCGAAGAACGCGCCCAAGAGCATGACCAGGGCAAAGCAGAACTGGACAACTTGCTGTCCAAGCTGGACGAAGCACGAAGGGAAGAAGAAGCCAAACGACAGGCAATGGCTGAAGGTGAAACGGCGCTGGCGGTGGCTCAACGCCAGATGAAAGGGCAGGAAGAACTGCTGGCCACGCAAAAAGCGAACCTGGAACGCTTGGAGGCGGAAATCTCAGCCAAGTCCGAGCAATTCACGCAACTCGAACAAGAATCCGGCATGCTCTATGCCAAAGTACAGGTACTGCAACATGAAGCGGACCAACTGTCGGAGAAAATCACGGAACTGGCAGGGCAGATAGATCCGGCTGAAGCAGAGGTATTGGCTCTTGAGAGCCAGATGCTGAGCTTGCAGAAAGAGTTAACCCACGCCAGGCAGCGCTTGCTCGAATTGGATGCGCTCTATAGCCAGCAGGTACTGGAGAAAGAGCGCCTGGCAGACGAGGTGGAAGCACTGGAGCGCCGCATTGAGGAAGACCTGGGTGACATCGAATACCCTAGCGAACGGGTGAAACAGTTGCGCTTGGAATTTCTAGAGCAGGACCGGCCAGCGCTTGTCCCACCAGAGACGTTGCCAGAGAACCTCGATATGGAGATCCGGGAAGTGAAAGCGCGGTTGCGCCGCATGGGCAGTGTGAACCCAAACGCTCCGCGGGAATACCAGGAAATCCGGCAACGCTACGAATTTCTCAACACGCAGATTGCTGACCTGCAGCAATCCGCTGCTTCCCTGCAACGAGTGATCAAAGAGCTGGACGAAGCAATGCAAAAGGAGTTTCTGTCCATTTTCTCAACAGTTTCCGAGGAATTTCCGCGCTATTTTGAACTCCTCTTCGGCGGGGGACAGGCCAAGTTAGTGCTGACCGATGCAGAAAACCTGGCGACGACTGGTGTAGAGATCTTTGCGCGGCCACCAGGTCGGCGTCAGCAGTCACTAGCTCTGCTCTCCGGCGGCGAACGAGCTTTGACCGCTACAGCGCTGCTCTTCGCCGTGTTAAAAGCCAGGCCGCTGCCCTTCTGCTTGCTGGACGAGGTGGATGCCATGCTTGACGAAGCCAATGTCGGGCGCTTTCGCTCGCTGCTCGAAGAGTTCTCCCAGCAGACGCAATTCATCGTTATCACGCACAACCGCCGCACCATCGAAGCAGCCAATACAATCTACGGCATCTCCATGAGTGAGGAAGGCGTGTCCAAGGTCATTTCCCTGCAGTTGGACAAGGTCAAGGGCTAG
- a CDS encoding DUF4258 domain-containing protein codes for MARRQIKEEDVARVLAAPEQTETIREGREVFQSRLQLGEPPRLYLLRVFVDIDRTPPEVVTVYRTSKIAKYWRTK; via the coding sequence ATGGCTCGTCGTCAAATCAAGGAAGAAGATGTAGCCCGAGTTCTGGCTGCTCCTGAGCAAACGGAGACTATCCGCGAGGGTCGAGAGGTGTTTCAATCCCGGCTTCAATTGGGCGAACCGCCTAGACTCTATTTGCTCCGTGTTTTTGTGGATATTGATCGCACCCCTCCTGAAGTTGTCACCGTGTATCGCACCAGCAAGATTGCAAAGTATTGGAGGACGAAATGA
- a CDS encoding VIT1/CCC1 transporter family protein yields MQVSDDIRRELLVYQGTEITEHHIYARLAREAPSPENRRILEKIAADELRHYQQWRAYTQQDVKPNRRNILWYYWISRIFGLTFGIKLMEQGEESAQANYERLYGIIPEAEDIAHEEDEHEQALIQLLDEERLRYVGSIVLGLNDALVELTGALAGLTLALRDTKLVALTGSVTGIAAAMSMAASEYLSTKSEEGEKNPLRASFYTGTAYIATVLILILPYLILQNPYLCLACALLTAVAIIAFFNYYISVAKDVPFRRRFLEMTALSLAVTLLSFLIGFVIRAFLGVEV; encoded by the coding sequence ATGCAAGTCAGCGATGACATTCGGCGTGAGCTGCTCGTCTACCAAGGTACCGAGATCACCGAGCACCATATCTATGCGCGCTTAGCGCGGGAAGCACCATCGCCCGAGAACCGGCGTATCCTGGAAAAGATTGCTGCCGACGAGTTGCGGCACTATCAACAATGGCGTGCCTACACACAACAGGATGTCAAGCCAAACAGACGAAACATCTTGTGGTACTATTGGATCAGCCGCATCTTTGGGCTCACCTTTGGCATCAAGCTCATGGAGCAGGGCGAAGAATCCGCCCAGGCGAATTACGAGCGCCTCTATGGCATCATTCCCGAAGCCGAAGATATCGCCCACGAGGAAGACGAACACGAGCAGGCGCTCATCCAACTTCTGGATGAAGAGCGGCTGCGCTATGTCGGTTCCATTGTCCTGGGTCTGAACGATGCGCTGGTCGAACTGACCGGCGCCCTGGCTGGCTTGACCCTGGCGCTGAGGGACACGAAACTGGTGGCACTGACTGGCTCGGTTACGGGTATTGCTGCTGCCATGTCCATGGCGGCGTCGGAATACCTTTCCACTAAATCGGAGGAGGGCGAGAAAAACCCTCTTAGAGCTTCTTTCTACACTGGCACTGCTTACATCGCAACTGTCCTGATCCTGATTTTGCCGTACCTGATCCTCCAGAATCCCTATCTCTGTCTGGCTTGCGCGTTGCTGACGGCCGTGGCGATCATCGCGTTTTTCAACTACTACATCTCCGTGGCCAAGGATGTCCCATTCCGCAGGCGCTTCTTGGAGATGACCGCGCTGAGCCTGGCCGTGACCCTCTTGAGTTTTCTCATTGGCTTTGTGATCCGTGCTTTCCTGGGCGTAGAGGTTTGA
- a CDS encoding 50S ribosome-binding GTPase has product MPTNLPPEYFEVEKRFRAAKSPAEKVALLEELISTVPKHKGTDHLRADLRRRLSQLRAEARSKKGVSRRESVFRIEREGAGQVVVVGPANVGKSALVAALTNASPEVADYPYTTWEPTPGMMPVEDIQIQLVDTPPLDRDYVEPELIDLIRRSDLILLVVDVQTDPMGQLEEAIAILRENRIAPHHWRDQHSEDERLTFKPLLVLANKADDEQSDELYDVFCQLLDEEWPSLPVSAVTGRNLERLKKAVFEQLGIVRVYAKPPGKDPDFSAPFILKKGSTVQDLAGKVHKDFVEKLSTARVWGSAEFPGQMVQRDYVLHDKDVVELRI; this is encoded by the coding sequence ATGCCGACAAACCTTCCGCCTGAGTATTTTGAAGTCGAAAAACGCTTCCGCGCCGCCAAGTCGCCTGCGGAGAAGGTGGCCCTGCTCGAAGAACTCATCAGCACCGTCCCCAAGCACAAGGGCACGGATCACCTGCGTGCTGACCTGCGTCGGCGCCTTTCCCAACTGCGCGCTGAAGCCCGCTCCAAAAAGGGCGTCAGCCGACGCGAGTCTGTCTTCCGCATCGAGAGGGAGGGAGCAGGGCAGGTCGTGGTGGTGGGGCCGGCCAACGTGGGCAAATCAGCCCTGGTCGCTGCGCTGACCAACGCTTCCCCGGAGGTTGCGGACTACCCCTACACTACCTGGGAACCCACGCCCGGCATGATGCCGGTGGAAGACATCCAAATCCAATTGGTGGATACGCCGCCACTGGATAGGGACTATGTCGAGCCAGAGTTAATCGACCTCATCCGTAGGTCGGACCTCATCCTACTGGTGGTGGATGTGCAGACTGATCCTATGGGTCAGCTTGAGGAAGCGATTGCCATCCTGCGCGAGAATCGCATTGCGCCGCACCATTGGAGGGATCAGCACAGCGAGGATGAACGGCTGACTTTCAAACCGCTCCTGGTGCTGGCCAACAAGGCAGATGACGAGCAATCCGACGAACTTTACGACGTGTTCTGCCAGCTTCTAGACGAGGAATGGCCCAGCCTACCCGTTTCTGCGGTAACTGGACGCAACCTGGAGCGTCTGAAAAAGGCTGTCTTCGAACAGTTGGGCATTGTTCGCGTTTATGCCAAGCCGCCCGGCAAGGACCCCGATTTCAGCGCTCCCTTTATTCTGAAGAAGGGGAGCACGGTGCAAGACCTCGCCGGGAAGGTGCACAAGGACTTTGTCGAGAAACTGAGCACAGCTCGGGTATGGGGCAGCGCCGAGTTCCCCGGACAGATGGTGCAGCGCGACTATGTGCTGCACGATAAGGATGTAGTGGAACTGCGCATATAG
- a CDS encoding DUF3368 domain-containing protein encodes MTVVSNASPLINLARIGQLDLIRNLYDELVIPEAVWHEIVVAGAEQPGANEVKAAAWIKTRAAVNRQLVQALQQELGSGEAEAIALALEIGSELLLMDEHLGREVAHHLGLRCMGLIGVLIEAKHKGFIREVKPHLDALRDVAGFRVSSVLYTRVLQDEHEE; translated from the coding sequence GTGACCGTCGTCAGCAATGCCTCCCCATTGATTAACCTGGCGCGGATTGGCCAATTGGACCTGATCCGTAATCTATACGATGAGCTCGTTATACCAGAAGCAGTCTGGCATGAAATTGTTGTTGCAGGAGCTGAGCAGCCCGGGGCAAACGAGGTCAAAGCTGCTGCGTGGATTAAAACGCGAGCCGCCGTTAACAGACAACTTGTTCAGGCTCTGCAGCAGGAATTGGGCTCGGGAGAAGCCGAGGCTATTGCTCTGGCATTGGAGATAGGATCCGAGTTGTTATTGATGGACGAGCATCTCGGTCGAGAAGTTGCACATCACCTCGGATTACGCTGCATGGGATTGATTGGTGTGCTGATCGAAGCCAAACATAAGGGCTTCATAAGAGAGGTAAAGCCTCATTTAGATGCACTACGCGACGTAGCCGGCTTTCGTGTAAGCAGTGTGCTTTATACGCGAGTTTTACAAGACGAGCATGAGGAATGA
- a CDS encoding radical SAM protein — protein MDGLLLKRYTRREFLVNAAKFCVQVGLSSLLLGCAKTEPPSNETQIPVQEPSKTPAGFEPAYLKLHRTGELKKRAEKLWAIMEQCQLCPRRCGINRLKGAIGFCHAPGTALIISGYHAHYGEERPLVGRGGSGTIFLSHCNLRCVFCQNWPISHMGRGSETSIDEFAEMMLQLQANGCHNINLVTPTHYSPHILKALDVAAGRGLRLPIVHNTSGWELLETLKFFDGVVDIYLPDFKYWDSEMSAKYSAGAASYPEITKKAILEMNRQVGVAKPTEEGIMQRGLMIRHLVMPNDIGGSEKIMEWIAENLPKDTYVNIMAQYNPSYKAFDYPELSRRITIEEYRKVVQRALDLGLTNLDIQGYWWL, from the coding sequence ATGGACGGTTTACTTCTCAAAAGATATACGCGGAGAGAATTCCTAGTCAACGCTGCCAAATTCTGTGTCCAGGTTGGGCTGTCTTCGCTCCTCCTGGGCTGCGCGAAGACGGAACCCCCGAGCAACGAGACACAGATCCCAGTGCAAGAACCTAGTAAAACTCCTGCTGGTTTCGAACCGGCGTATCTGAAACTGCACCGAACTGGTGAACTGAAAAAGCGGGCGGAAAAGCTCTGGGCGATAATGGAACAGTGCCAACTCTGTCCGAGAAGATGCGGGATAAATCGTCTCAAGGGAGCGATCGGATTCTGTCATGCTCCTGGCACTGCGCTGATTATTTCGGGGTATCATGCGCACTATGGTGAAGAAAGGCCACTGGTTGGCAGAGGCGGTTCGGGGACGATCTTCCTGTCTCACTGCAATTTGCGATGTGTCTTTTGCCAAAACTGGCCGATCAGTCACATGGGCAGAGGCTCTGAAACAAGCATTGATGAATTTGCCGAGATGATGCTGCAGTTGCAGGCAAATGGTTGTCACAATATCAACCTGGTTACCCCAACGCATTATTCTCCCCACATCCTCAAAGCGCTGGATGTGGCTGCAGGCAGAGGGCTGCGGCTCCCCATTGTTCACAACACCAGCGGCTGGGAACTCCTTGAAACGCTCAAGTTTTTCGATGGCGTCGTGGATATTTACCTGCCCGATTTCAAATACTGGGATAGTGAGATGTCGGCAAAGTATTCTGCTGGGGCAGCGAGTTATCCTGAGATTACCAAGAAGGCAATCCTCGAGATGAACCGCCAGGTTGGCGTGGCCAAACCCACGGAGGAGGGCATCATGCAAAGGGGGCTGATGATCCGGCACTTGGTTATGCCCAATGACATCGGCGGTTCGGAAAAAATCATGGAGTGGATCGCAGAGAATCTGCCCAAAGACACCTATGTTAACATCATGGCGCAATACAATCCATCTTATAAAGCGTTCGATTATCCGGAGTTATCCAGGCGCATAACCATCGAAGAATATCGTAAAGTTGTCCAAAGGGCACTAGATTTGGGGCTGACCAATCTCGATATCCAAGGCTATTGGTGGCTGTAA
- a CDS encoding GyrI-like domain-containing protein — protein sequence MRKIDLRKQWQRLYASSAKTVEVVDVPAFLFAMIDGKMQPGETPQMSQEFQEAIGALYGISFTLKFMSKQRKDDPIDYGVMALEGLWWTASGEFDINKPENWQWTLMIMQPEHITAEMFQEALRQLKKKRDSPALSQLRLERFHEGLCIQTMHVGPYSTEPATIEKMKAFAQEHGYRYRGKHHEIYLGDPRRAAPEKLRTVLRQPVEPIT from the coding sequence ATGCGGAAAATTGACCTGAGAAAACAGTGGCAGCGTCTCTACGCGTCCTCGGCGAAGACGGTGGAAGTCGTGGATGTGCCGGCGTTTCTGTTCGCCATGATAGACGGCAAGATGCAGCCCGGCGAGACGCCGCAGATGTCGCAGGAATTTCAGGAAGCCATCGGCGCTTTGTACGGCATATCCTTCACGCTCAAGTTCATGTCTAAACAGCGCAAGGACGACCCCATTGACTATGGAGTGATGGCGCTGGAAGGGCTGTGGTGGACTGCCTCGGGTGAATTTGACATCAATAAGCCGGAAAACTGGCAATGGACGCTGATGATCATGCAGCCCGAGCACATCACAGCAGAGATGTTCCAGGAAGCGCTGCGGCAACTCAAGAAGAAGCGGGATAGTCCTGCGCTGAGCCAACTCCGTTTGGAGCGCTTCCACGAGGGGTTGTGCATCCAGACCATGCACGTGGGGCCTTATTCCACAGAGCCGGCGACCATCGAAAAGATGAAGGCTTTTGCCCAGGAGCATGGCTACCGCTATCGCGGCAAGCACCACGAGATTTACCTGGGTGATCCCCGGAGAGCGGCTCCAGAGAAGTTGCGCACAGTGCTGAGGCAGCCGGTCGAGCCCATCACCTGA
- a CDS encoding DUF2283 domain-containing protein: protein MKVIYDRETDTLTIILAETPVAESDEDKPGVILDYDASGNLVSLEILDASRRVTLPSRIEYQVAPTST from the coding sequence ATGAAGGTGATTTATGACCGTGAGACGGATACACTTACGATTATCCTTGCTGAGACCCCTGTGGCAGAAAGCGATGAAGATAAGCCTGGTGTTATTCTAGACTATGACGCTTCTGGCAACCTGGTATCGTTAGAGATACTCGATGCGTCTCGTCGTGTCACTTTACCGAGCCGGATTGAGTATCAAGTTGCTCCAACATCAACATAA
- a CDS encoding UPF0175 family protein, with product MSIEIPREVIHATRMTPQELKRELAVHLFQQGKLSFGKACEMAEMTTWAFQQLLGSREISVHYHLEDYEADLAVLKELGRL from the coding sequence GTGTCTATTGAGATACCACGTGAAGTGATCCATGCCACCCGCATGACGCCGCAGGAGTTGAAGCGAGAACTAGCCGTGCATCTATTTCAACAGGGCAAGTTGTCCTTCGGCAAGGCCTGTGAAATGGCCGAAATGACCACTTGGGCGTTCCAACAGTTGCTTGGGAGCAGGGAAATCTCAGTTCACTATCATCTCGAAGACTATGAAGCGGATTTGGCGGTATTGAAGGAGCTTGGTCGGCTGTGA